The Pseudomonadota bacterium genome includes the window CTGCGGCACCATGTCGCTGATTGCCTACGGCACGTTCTTTCTCGAACGGATCTACGGAATCTCACCGCTTGCCGCCGGTTTTATCATCGCGATTGAATCGATCGCCTGGGGTGTTGCCGCTATCGTCTTCGCGAACGCGAGTTTGAAGGCGGAAGGTTGGCTGATTCGTGGCGGCGCGATCGTCGTCGCGACCGGCATCGCCGGGCTCGCCGTCGCCATGCCGTCGGGATCGCTGATCGCGTTGCTGCCGTTCGTCGCCTTTCAGGGCATGGGCTTTGGCATGATGTGGGGATTCATCATCCGTCGCGTTGTCGCCGCCGCGGCCGAAGGCGAGCGCGAACGAACATCGGCCGCCTTGGCCACGGTGCAGCACTTCGCGTTTGCCGTTGGCGCGGCGACCGCCGGCATTGTCGCCAACGCAACGGGCTTCGCAGAAGACGCCAGCCTGGAGACGATTCGCTCCGTCGCATTTTGGGTTTTCGCGGCATTCCTGCCGCTCGCGTTCGGCGGCATATGGGCCGCCTGGCGCCTGTGCCGTGACGGTACCTAGGTCATGGACTCAGATATGAGGCACGGAAAGGTCAGTATGCATGGATGACCAGCAGTTCGACACAAACGCCTATCTGAAACGCATCGGCTACGCTGGGACAATCGAACCCACATTCGACGTTCTTAAAGCCATTCACCGTGCACAGCATTTCGCCATCCCATTCGAGAACTTTGACATTGCGTTGGGAAAAGCAATTGACCTCCGCGCCGAGAACCTGTTCCACAAACTCGTTCACAACAGGCGGGGTGGTTACTGCTTCGAACTGAACGGCTTGCTATTGAGGGCTCTTCAAGTCTTTGGGTTCGACGCGCGTGCCTTGCTAGGCCGGGTTCATTTGACAGGCGTCCCTTCGGGTCGCGGTCATCAGATTTCCCTTGTCACCATAGAAGGGCGCCAATGGATCGTTGACGTGGGGTTCGGCAGCGGTACGCCACGCGCTCCAGTTCCGTTTGTCTTTGACCAGGAGGTTTCGGCCCACGGGCAAACCGTCCGTCTTATCGAATCGGAGTCCTTTGGAACAATGCTCCAAATGAAGAACGGTGAAGATTGGGATGATCTCTACAGTTTCGACCTGGAGCACGTTTGTGCTGGCGACATTGCTTACGGCAATCACTATACGTCGACATCGCCTAACTCGTTCTTCGCCAGGGATCGCGTCGCGGCAATTCCGGTGAAAGGTGGTGGCATCACGCTTCTCAACGACAGGCTGACAAAAAGTGTCGATGGAAAGCTGACGACAACGCAACTGGAAACAGGTCACCCCTATATCGATGCGTTGAAAACCCACTTTGGGATCGAGTTGGACGCTTGCTACGACGACCTAAAGCCAATCGGAGACGATCCTCACGCCTCGAACCCCTGACGTCACGGATCGCCAAGTCGCGCTCCATAGCCAAATCTTCTGTGACGTTGCCCGGGTCTCAGACATCGCGTCGACTCTGCCCTGTGCCCTTACCGGTGTTGGGGGCGTGGCAGCTGAGCAGGAATACCAGCTAGAACTTGATATCGACGGCCGCGAACGGCCCCTTGAACTCGGCATCCAGAAGAAGCGGGTTCTCGTCAAAGTCGACCCTTAGGTAGCGGTAACCAACGGCGACGGCGATATAGTCGTTGAACGCGTAACCGCCACGGCCAATCACCTCCCACTGAAATTCCGAGCCGACGCCGAAGCCGCCGATATCGGTGACACCGTCGACAAAAAAACCGTCGCCAATCTCCGCCGAGCCGCGCAGACCGATGATGGGATCGTTCCACGTCTTGTCGACGGAGCGCGTCTGCAGGCGTCGGAACTTCACGGTCGTGTCGATCCACCAGGACCGTACACCGGCGAATGCATGGACCGTGCTGGCGCCGGTATCGACAAGCTGGTAGCCGGCCGACAGAGACGTCATGATGCCTTCGACCTCGACATCGACGCCAAAGAAACCGCCGGCAGCGCTCGCCGACTGATCGAGATCGATATAGTTGAATTCGCCGAACAGGGCATAAGGCCCCTTGCTCACCTCGCCCTCGATCATGAAGGCGCCGTCCAGGTCTTCGAACAGCGTGCTGCTGGCGTCCACGCCGTTGAGCTCCTGAACCGTAAAGTCGCCGTCTATGTTGAGGTACCAGGCATAGGGCGAGACCCGGAACGCCCAGTCGTCCTCGGCCGCCGCCGTTGCCGACACGACGAACACCAAGCCGATGGCGAGGGCCAGTTGCCGCAATCCGCGCGACGCGGCGCGGCAACAACGCTCCAAACGTGATGGTTGGGTCAATCTCTTCACACTGCTTCCCCCGTACCCCGAGAACGTGCAGGTCCGGCCTGCGACCACGCGACTGTAACACAGAATAGGCGCTCAATCGCCGCGGATCCCGGTCTTGTTACCGCCGTACGACGCGTCCGAGCGGTCAACTGGCGAGGCGATCCAGCTCGCATAAGACCGCGTCACCCATGGCGCCGGTACCGATTGTCGTTTCACCCTCGACGGCAAGATCGACCGTGCGCGCGCCGCCATCGAGGGCCGCTTCGACTGCTCGCTCAATGAGATCCGCGTCAGCAGCTCGATCAAAACTCCAGCGCATCATCATGGCAGCCGAGAGGATCGCTGCCAGCGGGTTGGCAATGCCCTTGCCGGCGATATCGGGTGCCGTGCCGTGGACGGGCTCGTAGAGCGCCGGGCGCGAATGGTCATCGCGCATCGGCCCCAGCGAAGCCGAAGGCAGCATGCCCAGACCACCAGGGATCGCGCCGGTGATGTCGGACAGCAGATCGCCAAACATGTTGTCGGTGAC containing:
- a CDS encoding arylamine N-acetyltransferase, giving the protein MDDQQFDTNAYLKRIGYAGTIEPTFDVLKAIHRAQHFAIPFENFDIALGKAIDLRAENLFHKLVHNRRGGYCFELNGLLLRALQVFGFDARALLGRVHLTGVPSGRGHQISLVTIEGRQWIVDVGFGSGTPRAPVPFVFDQEVSAHGQTVRLIESESFGTMLQMKNGEDWDDLYSFDLEHVCAGDIAYGNHYTSTSPNSFFARDRVAAIPVKGGGITLLNDRLTKSVDGKLTTTQLETGHPYIDALKTHFGIELDACYDDLKPIGDDPHASNP